The genomic segment CTTTTTGATATCTACAACATTTTTTACctttaatcaaattaaagtaATATTAAACCTGCAATCAGTGAGTTATTccaataaattaatttagctCGTACTCATAAGTGGATGCATCATCATGCATGTGATCACATTCGATATGGATTCGTCGAAGTTACTAAAATCTTcaccaaatatattttgaacATTCATTATACATTACCTCATTGTATGGAACCATGAGGCAGAGTACGAGAGACATGAGGCAATAGAGGACGGAGACGACGGAAACGGAGCCGATGATTCCAACTGGGAGACTAAAGGAAGGGTTCTGGATTTCTTCGGCGAGAGTCGAAACGGTATCGTATCCGATGTAGCTGAAGTACACTACGGCAGCTCCGTTAACAACTCCGCGAACGCCGTATGGGGTCAGCCCTCGCGGCTCCACCAACGCCTTGGCTCCGTCACCGTTACTAAATCCGGCGATTATTATAAAACCGAAGAATATTACGTGGAACACCGTCATCACTAGGTTCAGCATTGAGCTCTCCTTCGTGCtaatatagtttaaaaaaaaaaaaaataaggccaataattttgttatccttttattttaaattttacaaagtaGAAGTAAcgttaaaaacataattatttagcaaaacaatattttgattgGATAATGTAGTAATAATACCTATGACAAAGGCAGAGAGTGAGGAGAAGAACAAGAGCAACGGCAGGGAAATCGAGTTCGTTGTAACCATTCTCGAGAGCATTTACTTTAATTCTCCAAGCGTTTGGATCAGAAACGTCAAAGGCCGTACATGTATACTCTGTGAAGCTTCTCGCAACTGCCGCGTTCGACAAAACGTACTCCAATAGTATGTTGGCTCCTCCAAAATACCCGATAAATTCACCTGCATGATGCCCCACGTACGCGTTTGAAGGGTCAGATACTTTTCTTCTGACAAAGAAAGATCGCATATGAGGATGAACAGAGAGGAATCTCGTATCCCATGAACCATGTTCTTTAGATCTGTCTGACTGTGACAGCTGACagttacctttttctttttacgtatcttttttctcttcctaAACCAATTAATTTGTGtaggtaaaacaaaaaataaacgtACATACTCCTTCTGTcccataaagattgatgttttgggatacttttttttgtcccacaaagattgatgttttgtaaatttaagaagtaattattgaaaatatttaaaattttgaattgttattggtttaaaattaaaaaatatatttttaatcaaagtaaaaaatatatttaaactcaataatcattgttttcttaaataaagAGCGataaaaccaataacaattgtgtaatatcccaaaacatcaatattGGTGGGAAGAGGGAATATTACtttattatgttaatttttataaataaagagCGATAAAAAGTTATTGTCGAATTGACGACcacaaaaaaagttcatgtcGAATTTAATATTCacgaatatataatttttaaaaatatcaaatttaatttaattagttgcCATAATTAATGTCTTTGTTCGGAAGTTCTTTTTATTCTCTAGTTACGTTCTTTTAGGGACATCACTTGTTTCTAGCTTGCTTCAGACATCTATTAATTTCCAAATCTCGTACAAATAATCAAAcaagcaaaagagaaagaaataaaaacactaccattcaaagaaataaagaacCTATAAAACTATATTCGCGTACCGAATGTGACTCGGAGATAACTGAACGCTCCGCCGGCGACCGGGACGTTAACTGAGAACTCGGTGTAACAAAGTGAGGACAAAAGTGCCGAAAAACCGGCGACCATGTAGGAAATGAATACGGCCGGGCCAGAGATATCACGTGCGACGGGTCCGGTTGTCACAAAGACACCGACCCCGAGCATGCCACCGACGCCTAGAGAGACGAGGTCAAACCACCGGAGTTTGCGCTTCATGTCCGCACCGGATCGGAGGCGGACTTGGTTGACTTCTTGATCAGGAGTCCATGTAGCGAGCATTCTGGACTTGAGCCTGTGTGGTGTCTGTGAGAGGCTGTGGAAGTACTTTGACATATTTTGCTCTTTGCTCTTTCGTTCATATGATAGTAGAGAATTATAAGAAGGTCGTTTGTTTAGCTTGACGAGTGGctctatatataattagtaaGTAGGATCTTGGATAACGTTCGTTTAGTTTGAGTTTCGAACGTTCgattttaaatctctttatcATAACTCCTTTTATGTTCATTTGTCCGCCTTTacttttgaatattaaattttgataatagTCCTAGTCCATTACTTTGTAAGATATTGTAGTTATGACCATAAATACGCGATTAATTTAATAATGTTGTTTATTCAACAAAATTTCGTTGTTACATGTGTTTAAAGACTTTTAAAACGATTAGTTTGCTGAAAAAAAGCTTCGTGCCCTGCCTTTGGAATGTGAGCTTTTTATTCCGTATTCTATTTagtaatttaagaaaataatagaaaagaagataaatagACATGTTCGTAGGACAAAGTCACAAAACTGATCGTGATCACTGGGGACTTTATTACAAAAGCTTTTGCTGAAAGTACTTGTATGTCCCTTTTCAAGAGTTGTACATTGCAATTATCGTATTACCCTTATATCTAAACCACTGTTCCGACGACACGTCAACGCAAGTACATACAAAATAATAACCATTCCTTAATTTTAGACCAACCAACACATGCATTTGCAGCCTTTCGCAGCCCGAACGACCAAAATTCTCATTCTCTTTATAATGTATATTATGATGATGGATGTACGGGAAAGAAAGTATACTGTATATCGCTCATTCTTTGTCTTGTTATCCTTCTCTTATCTTTAAAAAGCATCTAAGtattaataatatgtaatacCTTATAAGCAAAAGTACTCAGCTTAGAAGAAAAAATCaggtaaaatatttgtttgtatatatgcATTAATTGTTGAACTCAACACCTACCGCTGCACCGCAGACCAGGCCACTGCCCTCACAGCAattccaactccagaacagaTCACAcacactctcttctctcttccacgAAGCAAGGCACCTGGGCCTGATGACTTCACAGTGGAATTTTTCATTGCTTCTTGGGCTACTGTCGGACCAACTGTGATTGAAGCGGTTAGGGAATTCTTCATTACTGGAAAGCTCCTAAAGCAGGTCAACGCAACCATTCTGGTTCTGCTTCCAAAAACAGTAACGGCGGAGCGTCTCACTGAGTTCACACCAATATCTTGTTGTAACACCATTTACAAGGTAATTTCCAGGCTCCTAGAAAAGCGGCTCAAACTCATAACATCTCAAGCAGTGCAGAGGAACCAGGTTGCCTTCATTCCTGGCAGGTTACTTAGTGAAAATGTTCTGCTGGCCTCAGAGCTTGTAGCTGATTTCAAAAAGGATGGTCCAATCACTCGGGGATGTCTCCAAATAGATTTGTCCAAAGCTTTTGACAATGTTGACTGGGGCTTTCTAACCAACATACTTACAGCTCTGGAACTCCCTGCAATGTTCATAACTTGGTTAGTGACATGCTTTCCACACCCTCCTACTCAGTGGCATTCAACGGGGAACTAACAGGATATTTTTCGGGAGAGAAAGGACTAAGGCAAGGAGATTCTATCTCGGCTCTTTTGTTCACTTTGGTCATGGATGTTCTTTCTAAGCAACTGGATGAATCAGCTTTAAACAGAAGATTTCAGCCTCATCCCAAATGTCACCATCCACTCATTACTCATCTCAGCTTCGCATATGACATCCTCGTTTTCTTTGATGGAGCAGAGGAGTCCTTGACCGAAATCCTCAAAATCCTAGAACAGTTCAAAGTCTCCTCGGGTCTCGGGATCAACCTCTCCAAATCCTGTCTCTACCTTGATGGAAATAACCGAGACACCATCAGTGAGATGGCACAAAGGCATAATCTATCCTATGGTTCACTTCCCATGCGTTACCTAGGTGTTCCCCTCACCCCTCACAAGCTCCGTCCATCTGATTATCAACCTTTGATAGACAAGGTACAAAACCGTATCTCAGGGTGGACAAGTAGACACTTATCATTCGCAGGGCGACTTCAACTTCTGCAGTCTGTCATAAAAAGCACAATAAACTTCTGGGCTTCAGTTTTCCTGCTTCCAAATAAATTCTTGGAAAAACTTGAGAGCATTTGCAATGCTTTTCTGTGGAATGGAGTTGCGTCCTCCGCTCGAGGAGCAAAAGTGTCTTGGGAAGTAGTCTGTTCGCCAAAAGCCTCTGGAGGATTGGGTCTGAAAAGACTGGTTGACTGGAACCAGGTCTTTGGTCTGAAAATGATCTGGCTCCTTTACTCTCAAGCAGGTTCCCTGTGGGTCTCTTGGGTAAAGCAGCACTTGATTCGAGGCAGAAGCTTTTGGGATGCAGATTTCAGAACAACCGGCAGCTGGATTTGGAAACGGATGACTAAACTCAGGGCGTTGGCAAGGCCCTTTGTGCCCTGCAGTGTTGTCTCTGGCGCTCAAGCTTTATTTTGGCATGACAACTGGATAGGTCTTGGTCCTTTACTGGATATCCTTGGTGAATCTGGTCCTCGGGTTACAGGAATAGGCTTACTTGCTCCGGTCAGAGCTGCTTCAAGAAACAATGAGTGGCTCATCCCTAGGGGAAGACACCCTCTCGTGCAACTACTTCGTACATGCCTTAAACATCACCCGCCCCCTGAGTCAACTATAGGCGACGATCAGTTCTGCTGAAAGTTAACTCAAGATGAAACCAGCAATTCCTTCTCCACGAGTAGAACATGGAGACATCTCCATCCTACAGGACCTTCAGTCCCATGGTTCTCCCAAGTCTGGTTCAAAAATCACATTCCCAAGATGGCTTTCATGGCTTGGCTAACAGTGCAGGATAGACTGACGATCAAGGATCGCTTACGGAGATGGAACCTTCCAGTCCCAAGCAATTGCCTTCTATGTCAAGCTG from the Camelina sativa cultivar DH55 chromosome 12, Cs, whole genome shotgun sequence genome contains:
- the LOC104731875 gene encoding cationic amino acid transporter 6, chloroplastic-like; protein product: MSKYFHSLSQTPHRLKSRMLATWTPDQEVNQVRLRSGADMKRKLRWFDLVSLGVGGMLGVGVFVTTGPVARDISGPAVFISYMVAGFSALLSSLCYTEFSVNVPVAGGAFSYLRVTFGEFIGYFGGANILLEYVLSNAAVARSFTEYTCTAFDVSDPNAWRIKVNALENGYNELDFPAVALVLLLTLCLCHSTKESSMLNLVMTVFHVIFFGFIIIAGFSNGDGAKALVEPRGLTPYGVRGVVNGAAVVYFSYIGYDTVSTLAEEIQNPSFSLPVGIIGSVSVVSVLYCLMSLVLCLMVPYNEISKSASYAVAFRKTGWGWGGNVVGAGASLGIVASLLVAMLGQARYLCVIGRARLVPSWFAKVHPSTGTPLNATLFLGICTASIALFTDLEIVMELISLGTLCVFYLVANALIYRKYTLTGQNSPLHTLSFLALLSSSAIAFSLWWKLNKPWWGLMLFLAITIAVTVFFQYHNSLLSSTANKNLLEPIPSTWSVPFMPWPAAISVFLNVFLTTTLKKLSFQRFAIWTCLVTLFYVLYGVHRTYEAEEMDRDRVEFVESHVTSTRVQHDMLGNVQMVVIS